In Tachysurus vachellii isolate PV-2020 chromosome 1, HZAU_Pvac_v1, whole genome shotgun sequence, a genomic segment contains:
- the LOC132861561 gene encoding ankyrin repeat domain-containing protein 34B yields MAERQDYMEDGSPLIKAAELGKMRLVRLLVEGGAQVNERNQRGETPLLAMCRALRTDQSGNSTSLRLIRFLLQHHADPNAQDKSGRTPLMYACMERAGAEVATALISAGADPSIEDYVGGSALVYSINARDQDTIRVLLDACRAKGHDIIIISTDLSTGGATVSRRYLNVPPSPDTSPVACMSPSDIELKTGSPNSETEGEGIFNFRASGRKGSRAASPLFLEPEASDRQRLSSEPWLAIHNLAHLSRTYEERITKRAVKEEEDKEVKHCSHNSLDWQVDQSSSSKAANLKPGRAFCRNHTENFAPPSRAQLHNRRNTLPALPGHNLLQLPTLSLNLSSSDTHLHDQTSTITLPPVPTKRNLQHSSNNTSSCSLAAPTAHCGFNTIRKWKPQEQLSFKPQVCNTTFLPPLAVSSTANISTRSCGDEASAAPKAEPTQGHKQEGARGRRPPRRHSIQLEQMRQEGATDEILFVL; encoded by the coding sequence ATGGCTGAGAGGCAGGACTACATGGAGGATGGAAGCCCTCTTATCAAGGCGGCTGAGTTGGGCAAGATGCGTCTGGTTCGGCTGCTGGTGGAAGGTGGCGCCCAAGTCAACGAGCGTAATCAACGGGGTGAGACGCCTCTCCTAGCCATGTGCCGAGCACTGAGGACTGACCAGTCTGGAAACTCTACCTCTCTGAGGCTTATTCGTTTTCTTCTCCAGCACCATGCTGATCCCAACGCTCAGGACAAGTCTGGGCGTACACCCCTCATGTACGCTTGTATGGAGCGTGCCGGAGCTGAGGTGGCTACAGCCCTGATTTCTGCTGGAGCTGACCCTAGCATCGAGGACTATGTCGGAGGTTCTGCGCTGGTCTACAGCATCAATGCTCGTGACCAGGATACTATCCGCGTGCTCCTTGATGCTTGCAGAGCTAAGGggcatgacatcatcatcatatccACAGATCTCAGCACGGGTGGTGCCACTGTTAGCCGACGTTATCTAAACGTGCCTCCATCACCCGACACCTCGCCTGTCGCCTGCATGTCCCCTTCCGATATCGAGCTCAAGACAGGCTCACCAAACTCTGAGACTGAAGGAGAGGGTATCTTCAACTTCAGAGCTTCGGGGAGGAAGGGGAGCAGAGCAGCTTCTCCTCTGTTTCTAGAGCCGGAGGCATCAGACCGGCAGCGGCTAAGTTCAGAACCCTGGCTAGCCATCCACAACTTGGCACACCTCAGTCGCACCTATGAAGAAAGGATTACAAAGAGAGCTGTGAAGGAAGAAGAGGATAAAGAGGTGAAGCACTGCAGCCATAACTCCTTAGATTGGCAAGTGGATCAGAGTAGCTCCTCTAAAGCTGCTAACCTCAAACCCGGCAGAGCATTTTGCAGAAACCACACAGAGAACTTTGCTCCACCATCTCGAGCACAGCTACACAATCGACGCAACACTCTACCTGCACTGCCAGGACATAATTTACTCCAGCTTCCCACCTTATCACTCAATCTCTCCAGTtcagacacacacctacatgaCCAGACCAGCACTATAACACTACCACCAGTTCCTACCAAAAGGAACCTCCAGCATTCTTCGAACAACACTAGCTCTTGCTCTCTAGCAGCTCCAACCGCTCACTGCGGATTTAACACCATAAGAAAATGGAAACCACAGGAGCAGTTAAGTTTCAAGCCCCAGGTGTGTAATACTACCTTCCTGCCTCCTCTCGCAGTCAGCTCCACTGCAAACATATCCACTCGCTCCTGTGGTGACGAGGCAAGTGCTGCTCCAAAAGCTGAACCGACCCAAGGCCATAAGCAGGAAGGCGCAAGGGGCCGGAGGCCTCCACGTCGCCACTCCATTCAGCTGGAGCAAATGAGACAGGA